Proteins from one Pelorhabdus rhamnosifermentans genomic window:
- the recD2 gene encoding SF1B family DNA helicase RecD2 yields MEQLKGVVAAITFQSPDGDFTVFKVNSEEKSGTVNVAGRVAAPLLGEQVVLIGRWVEHIKFGRQFQAQSCQRILPTTLAGIERFLGSGAVRGIGPAMAARLVSHFGESVLDVLAADTQRLVEVEGIGAKKAAMIRESYALQSEQREVMLFLEMHGVSGSYAAKICAAYGSEALSVLESDPYRLAKDVAGIGFRTADQIAVSLGFDRNHPSRLEAGVDFALYQTAQAGHSCVPEELLVKETAKLLGADTFEVAFLISNLMKNGSLCVEDWRGTHLIYLYSLYTAERTVASRLLELQSQAKPIDCADIHEAVAQWEKQAELALATAQRAALVGVLEHGILVLTGGPGTGKTTTVRGILELLSAQGFKILLGAPTGRAAKRLSEATGREAMTVHRLLESTGGSKGAPYFARNEDNPLDADAVILDEVSMMDIQLMSHFVQALPTGCRLVLVGDVDQLPAVGPGSVLQDMIRSEAVPVVRLTEVFRQAGESQIVVNAHRINQGLIPQCNSADFQFIEQRNEAEIVREIVALCASELPQDGYDWAREVQVLSPMHRLECGVENLNKQLQAVLNPMTPDKAQIVSDGQLLRSGDKVMQIRNNYEKSVFNGDIGYIEHLDSEKAIVTYPEGTVVYDKSELDELHLAYAMSVHKSQGSEYAVVVMPLTAGHVRMLQRNLLYTAVTRAKEKVILLGTKAALNTAVANDRTRRRYSLLAERLHGEPYE; encoded by the coding sequence ATGGAACAATTGAAAGGCGTTGTTGCTGCGATTACCTTTCAAAGTCCAGACGGTGATTTTACCGTTTTTAAAGTAAACAGTGAAGAAAAATCCGGTACGGTAAATGTTGCAGGACGGGTTGCCGCGCCGTTGCTTGGCGAGCAAGTTGTGCTCATCGGCCGCTGGGTGGAACATATAAAATTTGGCCGGCAGTTTCAGGCTCAGTCTTGTCAGCGCATTCTGCCGACAACATTGGCAGGAATTGAACGTTTTTTAGGTTCCGGTGCTGTACGGGGTATTGGCCCAGCTATGGCGGCACGTCTTGTCAGTCATTTTGGTGAGAGTGTTTTAGATGTCCTTGCGGCAGATACGCAGCGCCTTGTTGAGGTAGAGGGAATTGGCGCCAAAAAGGCGGCCATGATTCGTGAATCTTATGCCCTGCAGTCGGAGCAGCGTGAAGTCATGCTGTTTTTGGAAATGCACGGCGTTTCCGGGTCTTATGCGGCGAAAATTTGTGCTGCTTATGGGAGTGAGGCTTTATCCGTTCTCGAGAGTGATCCTTATCGCTTGGCCAAAGACGTGGCAGGTATTGGTTTTCGAACGGCTGATCAGATTGCCGTGTCGTTGGGGTTTGATAGAAATCATCCCAGCCGTTTGGAGGCAGGCGTGGATTTTGCCTTGTACCAAACGGCTCAGGCCGGTCATTCCTGTGTGCCTGAAGAGCTTCTTGTCAAAGAGACAGCCAAGCTTCTTGGTGCGGATACCTTTGAAGTGGCTTTTTTAATCAGCAATTTAATGAAGAATGGATCGCTGTGCGTGGAAGACTGGCGCGGTACCCATCTTATTTATCTATATTCCTTATATACAGCCGAGCGCACCGTGGCCAGTCGGTTGCTTGAATTACAGAGTCAGGCCAAGCCCATCGACTGTGCCGATATTCATGAAGCTGTGGCGCAGTGGGAGAAGCAGGCTGAACTTGCTTTGGCTACGGCGCAGCGCGCGGCCCTTGTGGGTGTTTTGGAACACGGTATCCTAGTGTTGACAGGCGGGCCAGGTACAGGCAAAACAACAACGGTCCGTGGCATCCTTGAGCTGCTGAGTGCGCAGGGGTTTAAAATTCTGTTAGGCGCCCCGACGGGGCGTGCCGCAAAAAGACTGAGTGAAGCAACCGGACGGGAAGCCATGACGGTGCATCGTTTGCTGGAATCAACCGGCGGTTCGAAGGGGGCACCGTACTTTGCCCGAAATGAAGACAATCCCCTTGATGCCGATGCCGTCATTCTTGATGAAGTGTCGATGATGGACATCCAGCTGATGAGTCATTTCGTACAGGCTCTCCCGACAGGGTGTCGTCTTGTACTTGTCGGTGATGTTGATCAGCTGCCTGCCGTCGGTCCGGGCAGTGTCTTACAAGATATGATTCGCTCTGAAGCTGTGCCTGTTGTGCGCTTAACAGAAGTTTTTCGCCAGGCGGGAGAAAGCCAGATTGTTGTCAATGCCCATCGCATTAATCAGGGACTCATTCCTCAGTGTAACAGCGCTGATTTTCAGTTCATTGAGCAAAGGAATGAGGCTGAGATTGTTCGGGAGATTGTCGCACTTTGCGCTAGTGAATTGCCCCAGGACGGCTATGACTGGGCCAGAGAAGTGCAAGTTTTGTCTCCCATGCATCGGCTGGAGTGTGGGGTGGAAAATCTCAATAAACAGCTGCAAGCTGTGTTGAATCCCATGACACCTGATAAGGCCCAGATTGTGTCGGACGGTCAGCTGCTGCGCAGCGGTGATAAAGTTATGCAAATTCGCAATAATTATGAGAAGAGCGTTTTTAACGGGGATATTGGCTATATTGAACATCTTGACAGCGAAAAGGCGATTGTCACTTATCCCGAGGGAACGGTTGTTTATGATAAAAGTGAGTTAGATGAACTCCATTTGGCGTATGCCATGAGCGTGCACAAAAGCCAGGGCAGTGAGTATGCCGTCGTTGTCATGCCGCTCACAGCGGGACATGTTCGTATGCTGCAGCGAAATCTTCTTTATACGGCTGTGACGCGGGCGAAAGAAAAGGTTATTTTGCTTGGTACGAAGGCTGCGCTGAATACAGCTGTCGCCAATGACCGGACAAGGCGGCGTTATTCATTGCTTGCCGAGCGGCTTCACGGTGAACCGTATGAATAG
- the flgN gene encoding flagellar export chaperone FlgN, which yields MTKKGQDMMENLATILEGMLAIYKQLIILGQGKRDALQTGNLQQLKQLVAEEERLAIQINDYEHKRVEMTQDLPDVNPLEQPLVKLYSELRRVCHEVAALNKENNWVVTQFMNYLNYHFDNQRQVVATGSYDYGGSEGQAVIGRSLVDKII from the coding sequence ATGACGAAAAAAGGGCAAGATATGATGGAAAATCTTGCGACTATACTGGAAGGAATGCTTGCTATCTATAAGCAATTGATCATATTGGGACAAGGCAAGCGTGACGCGTTGCAAACAGGTAATTTGCAGCAACTCAAGCAACTGGTTGCTGAAGAAGAACGACTTGCCATTCAAATAAATGATTATGAACATAAACGAGTGGAAATGACACAGGATTTGCCTGATGTTAACCCCCTAGAGCAGCCTTTGGTGAAATTATATAGTGAGTTGCGTAGGGTGTGTCATGAAGTTGCAGCGTTAAATAAAGAGAATAATTGGGTTGTAACGCAGTTTATGAATTATCTGAATTACCATTTTGATAATCAACGCCAGGTTGTTGCTACAGGCAGTTATGATTATGGTGGCAGTGAAGGTCAGGCCGTAATAGGTCGCAGCTTGGTTGATAAAATTATTTAG
- a CDS encoding DUF2922 domain-containing protein has product MAKTLQMIFRDEAGKRVTLNLAEPRDNLTMAEVKTVMQDIVAKNIFSSKSGSLVQSVDAKIMDHEATSLS; this is encoded by the coding sequence ATGGCAAAGACGCTGCAAATGATATTTCGGGATGAAGCAGGTAAGCGTGTCACCCTAAACTTGGCTGAACCTCGTGACAACTTGACGATGGCGGAAGTCAAGACGGTTATGCAGGACATTGTGGCCAAAAATATCTTTTCATCGAAAAGTGGCAGCCTCGTTCAGAGTGTTGACGCGAAAATTATGGATCATGAAGCCACGTCCTTAAGCTAA
- a CDS encoding flagellar protein FlgN has translation MKNWQQLQNLMFELLRVYQQILVLSKQKKDLLVAGKPADLEKVVNQEEVLLRKAVKVDVARKQIIQILSKQLVGATDSLTVEELIAFAPSDIIEELSKIGQDLNTVLLGLKEQNELNKQLIEQALKIVNYNINLYSSRMAGPTYSPQDGDEKNFHHRATLDYRG, from the coding sequence ATGAAAAATTGGCAACAGCTTCAGAATTTGATGTTCGAACTACTCCGTGTATATCAGCAGATCTTAGTTTTAAGCAAACAAAAAAAAGATCTTCTTGTTGCTGGCAAGCCTGCCGATTTAGAAAAAGTCGTCAATCAAGAGGAAGTTTTGTTGCGCAAGGCAGTTAAAGTGGATGTTGCCAGAAAACAGATCATTCAAATTTTATCGAAACAGCTTGTAGGTGCAACGGATTCTTTAACAGTAGAAGAACTGATCGCTTTTGCACCGTCTGACATAATTGAAGAACTCAGTAAAATTGGCCAGGATTTGAATACGGTTTTGCTGGGATTAAAAGAACAGAATGAGCTAAATAAACAGCTTATTGAGCAGGCACTGAAGATTGTGAACTATAATATCAATCTATACTCCAGCCGAATGGCGGGACCGACCTATTCGCCACAGGATGGCGATGAAAAGAATTTTCACCATCGAGCAACCTTGGATTATCGTGGCTAA
- the flgM gene encoding flagellar biosynthesis anti-sigma factor FlgM, with the protein MIISTNQIQQATKVYGDTQKALKTAKKDSKTVQTQGSDEVILSTNAQEFGDLLRKLQALPDVRETKVQVLQDQVAQGTYKVDSYAIADKITAASHFDRQG; encoded by the coding sequence ATGATTATTTCAACGAACCAGATTCAGCAAGCGACGAAAGTCTATGGCGATACACAAAAAGCACTCAAAACAGCAAAGAAGGATTCAAAAACTGTTCAGACACAAGGTTCTGACGAAGTTATCTTATCGACAAATGCTCAGGAATTTGGTGATTTATTGCGCAAATTGCAGGCTTTGCCAGATGTTCGGGAAACAAAGGTACAGGTGCTTCAGGATCAGGTGGCTCAAGGAACGTATAAAGTGGATTCCTATGCTATTGCAGATAAAATAACAGCTGCGAGTCATTTTGATCGGCAAGGATAA
- a CDS encoding flagellar protein — MGLANCQQCGKLYMENEFGICVDCIRLQQEDEAKVGAYLRDVVDHASVAEIHEATGVKERVIMRMIRQGRIIGGVKVFYACETCGAPIANGRLCEKCNQNIVSQMAHLEINNSADEKLKMATRGVRMYSKEKGTK, encoded by the coding sequence ATGGGTTTGGCGAATTGTCAACAATGTGGAAAGCTATATATGGAAAATGAGTTTGGAATATGTGTTGATTGCATTCGTTTGCAACAAGAAGATGAAGCCAAAGTGGGGGCTTATTTACGGGATGTTGTCGATCATGCATCAGTTGCGGAAATTCACGAAGCCACAGGGGTAAAAGAACGCGTGATTATGCGTATGATTCGTCAAGGAAGAATTATCGGCGGAGTAAAGGTTTTCTATGCTTGTGAAACATGTGGTGCGCCGATTGCAAACGGACGGCTTTGTGAAAAATGCAACCAGAACATAGTGTCACAAATGGCGCATCTTGAAATTAACAACTCCGCTGATGAGAAACTGAAAATGGCGACTCGCGGTGTTCGGATGTATTCGAAAGAAAAGGGAACGAAGTAA
- a CDS encoding DUF1659 domain-containing protein: MAVSKVPSVSKLILKVQVGVNASGKAAYKQRVFAGLKAAAVDDDVFTVAQEMGSLQKYTTFEVLRLNEDVLAKA, from the coding sequence ATGGCTGTCAGTAAAGTTCCTTCCGTAAGCAAACTGATTTTGAAAGTGCAAGTGGGAGTCAATGCTTCAGGCAAGGCCGCTTATAAACAGCGGGTGTTTGCCGGCCTGAAAGCGGCGGCAGTGGATGACGACGTTTTTACTGTTGCCCAGGAAATGGGAAGTTTGCAAAAGTACACAACGTTTGAAGTGCTGCGCCTGAATGAAGATGTTTTAGCCAAAGCCTAA
- a CDS encoding YvrJ family protein, which translates to MEQLLAYAANYGFAMVIAIYLLVRIEGKLEALTASINRLTQVLSAK; encoded by the coding sequence GTGGAACAGTTACTTGCTTATGCCGCCAACTATGGGTTTGCCATGGTGATAGCCATTTATCTACTCGTGCGGATTGAGGGTAAACTGGAAGCTCTCACTGCCAGTATCAACAGGCTGACTCAGGTATTATCAGCGAAATAG
- a CDS encoding HD-GYP domain-containing protein, whose product MPTLMQTPELYEKIGVEVQAILVQLLHLLERKNSNLYLHSKQVANYAVSIAAKMRLPREEIERIRVGAILHDIGHLTVPNTVLAKMPYLSKREMSVFKNHCNAGAFMLENISSCQEIVPYIRFHHERFDGKGYPKRLKGVNIPLGARIIAVANDYDRYINPCTQNWAKTKKDAIRELNNHSGTIFDPEIVRAFIESLG is encoded by the coding sequence ATGCCAACACTCATGCAAACACCAGAACTTTACGAAAAAATCGGAGTCGAAGTTCAAGCCATCCTTGTACAACTTTTACACCTCCTGGAACGCAAAAACTCCAATCTGTATCTACATAGTAAGCAAGTGGCGAACTATGCCGTAAGCATTGCAGCGAAAATGCGGCTGCCTCGTGAAGAAATTGAACGGATTCGCGTTGGCGCTATCCTGCACGATATTGGCCATTTAACCGTACCCAATACAGTTCTGGCCAAAATGCCTTATTTGTCCAAACGCGAGATGAGCGTCTTTAAAAACCATTGCAACGCCGGTGCTTTTATGTTAGAAAATATTTCCTCCTGTCAGGAAATCGTCCCCTACATCCGGTTCCATCATGAACGTTTTGACGGCAAAGGCTACCCCAAGCGTCTGAAAGGTGTTAATATTCCATTGGGAGCACGCATTATTGCCGTAGCCAATGACTATGACCGTTACATTAATCCCTGTACACAAAATTGGGCCAAAACCAAAAAAGATGCTATTCGAGAACTCAATAATCATTCAGGCACAATTTTTGACCCGGAAATTGTCCGCGCCTTTATTGAATCACTTGGCTAA
- a CDS encoding RNA polymerase sigma factor translates to MMALKQWQDRKQLNWAELVKLAQAGDEEVFTQLCQRFEPVVQRYAHRAHLRSLGEDALSVGRLAVVEAIRTYDEKAGVPFGAYLERHIQFALWNLFKKERKIWQRTLSYDVSRGEDERGEWRDCLADDFNLEERVMKEEFQVALSEQFQALPEHQQAVLREILTDHRLTEIAEKLHISPQAAYQIKIRARTRLKKALSGME, encoded by the coding sequence ATGATGGCCCTAAAGCAGTGGCAAGACAGGAAACAGCTAAACTGGGCGGAGTTAGTAAAGCTTGCTCAAGCAGGGGATGAAGAGGTTTTTACTCAGTTATGCCAAAGGTTTGAACCGGTCGTTCAGAGGTACGCCCATCGCGCGCACCTTCGTTCGCTTGGCGAAGATGCCTTATCTGTAGGGCGTCTTGCTGTCGTTGAAGCCATTCGAACTTATGATGAGAAGGCAGGTGTTCCATTTGGAGCCTATCTGGAGCGGCATATTCAGTTTGCCCTGTGGAATTTGTTTAAAAAGGAACGCAAAATTTGGCAACGTACCCTTTCTTATGACGTTTCGCGAGGAGAAGACGAGAGAGGTGAGTGGCGAGATTGTTTGGCCGATGATTTTAATTTGGAAGAGAGAGTCATGAAAGAAGAATTTCAGGTTGCGTTAAGTGAGCAATTTCAGGCTTTGCCTGAGCATCAACAGGCGGTGTTGCGTGAGATTCTCACGGATCATAGATTGACAGAAATTGCAGAAAAACTGCATATTTCGCCGCAAGCTGCCTATCAAATAAAAATTCGTGCTCGAACCCGTTTAAAAAAGGCTTTGTCTGGAATGGAGTAA
- the flgK gene encoding flagellar hook-associated protein FlgK — MPSTFGGINTATLGLMAQQVALNTTGHNVANASTTGYSRQTANLATTPEQTIYAGNGAVMLGTGVAVDSITRARNAFADKQYWQQSADKGYWQNESDMLGKVEDVFTDTDKTGVQATMNKFWSALSTLASNASDTGKVGVGARTNVRETANSFVQLLQQDASTLQATASDITTQISTEVTNINSISKQIADLNQQIVAQETGQGQKANDLRDKRDNLVDQLSALGTVNVSEDAMGNYHVSMESTVLVNGQKSYPLAVQQKFDSLNNYTTSTVVTTDKPPQVVTFSTGKMASLVKSRDQITDYLGNLDNMAKFLMQDFNTQHKAGKDGDGNAGDNFFGVSGVDYTAVANDPTTGTPPLSWLSKLCVNAKLYGIGGEKYIAASDGSAGSGTANGQNALALANVMQNGTTPTPQNALGNVSLSAYYSSMISELGVSSQQAGAMNKNQGTLLASTQNWRQAESGVSLNEELTNMIKFQTAYGAVSKVLTTMDSMLETLIATKASA, encoded by the coding sequence ATGCCTTCAACTTTTGGTGGAATTAATACAGCAACATTAGGTTTAATGGCGCAACAAGTTGCTCTGAATACGACGGGACATAATGTTGCGAATGCCAGTACAACGGGTTATTCCCGTCAGACAGCGAATTTAGCTACGACACCCGAACAGACTATTTATGCCGGTAACGGAGCGGTAATGCTCGGTACGGGTGTTGCAGTTGATTCGATTACCCGGGCTCGTAATGCCTTCGCGGATAAGCAATATTGGCAGCAGTCGGCCGATAAGGGTTATTGGCAGAATGAGTCAGATATGCTGGGGAAAGTGGAAGATGTTTTTACGGATACAGATAAGACAGGCGTTCAGGCTACAATGAATAAATTTTGGTCTGCCTTGAGCACATTAGCATCGAATGCCAGCGATACGGGAAAAGTGGGTGTGGGGGCACGGACAAACGTAAGGGAAACAGCCAATTCTTTTGTTCAACTGCTGCAGCAAGATGCCAGTACGCTACAAGCCACCGCAAGTGATATAACTACTCAGATTTCAACAGAAGTCACGAATATTAATAGCATTAGTAAACAAATTGCTGACTTAAATCAGCAAATTGTGGCCCAGGAAACAGGGCAAGGACAAAAGGCCAATGATCTTCGCGATAAACGGGATAATTTGGTTGATCAGTTGTCTGCTCTAGGCACAGTCAATGTTTCAGAAGACGCTATGGGTAATTACCATGTTAGTATGGAAAGCACCGTCCTTGTCAATGGTCAAAAATCTTATCCGCTTGCTGTTCAGCAAAAATTTGATTCGCTCAATAATTATACGACAAGTACCGTTGTGACGACAGATAAGCCGCCGCAAGTCGTTACGTTTAGTACCGGGAAGATGGCAAGCTTGGTCAAGTCACGTGATCAAATTACAGATTATTTAGGTAACCTGGATAATATGGCTAAATTTTTAATGCAGGATTTTAATACCCAGCACAAGGCCGGAAAAGATGGCGATGGCAATGCCGGGGACAATTTTTTTGGCGTTTCAGGTGTGGACTATACTGCGGTTGCGAATGATCCGACGACAGGAACTCCGCCGCTTAGCTGGCTGAGCAAACTGTGTGTGAATGCAAAGCTTTATGGAATAGGCGGGGAAAAATATATTGCAGCAAGTGATGGGTCGGCTGGCTCAGGTACGGCTAACGGTCAAAATGCCTTGGCTCTAGCCAATGTGATGCAAAATGGAACGACGCCTACTCCACAGAATGCTTTGGGAAACGTTAGTTTATCTGCTTATTATAGTTCCATGATTAGTGAATTGGGTGTTTCATCCCAACAAGCGGGAGCCATGAATAAGAATCAAGGAACATTATTAGCTTCTACACAGAATTGGCGGCAAGCTGAGTCAGGCGTGAGTCTTAATGAAGAATTGACCAATATGATTAAGTTTCAGACAGCTTATGGTGCAGTATCCAAAGTGCTAACAACGATGGATTCTATGCTAGAGACACTCATTGCGACCAAGGCGTCTGCTTAA
- a CDS encoding ABC transporter ATP-binding protein, with amino-acid sequence MGVIQIKDLAKYFGIVRVFEHVSAEIRSGDRIGLIGANGTGKTTFLCCLLGLEHFDEGEMSRPQGETFGYVEQQAAMGTGTLYEELLTAFDDLLQKKAKMSCLEAAIAQAKGAELEELMKSYGTLAQAFEAGGGYEYEQQIQRVITGLGFSSEEVNRSVAAFSGGQKTRIALAKALVRQPDYLFLDEPTNHLDLAMVEWLENYLASYRGGLLIISHDRYFLDQVTEKTWELESGTLYEYQGNYSTYLEKKAARRLADERAFAKQQAFITKTEDYIRRYQAGIKSKQARGRAKQLSRLERIELAGEDLQFDYFHFNPLGDSAQRVLELSDVAAGYGSHVLFKDLSLLIRKGEGVALIGPNGAGKTTLLKLITGELDAKQGHVKLGSRVKVGYFAQQHENLHPEWKVIDELMQEYGFSEEQARHYLGAFLFSGDDVFKQVGTLSGGEQARLALLKLMLTGANFLILDEPTNHLDIPAKEAVEAALNAFPGTFLTVSHDRYFLDKVADRVVELADGKVMDYPGNYSDYRQKQLKIAQQVQLDSQQDKLDAEIKRSGAATGKGTVQAVRPKGAAVLPSDKDQSTDFGKSSASNKRRGSAPSLDKLELTIRELEAMIKFKEQEINRPENQCDAARCALLYEEQQALQAELDEVYETWLACQE; translated from the coding sequence ATGGGTGTTATTCAGATAAAAGATCTGGCAAAATATTTTGGTATTGTACGTGTGTTTGAACATGTTTCGGCCGAAATTCGCTCGGGTGATCGCATCGGGCTTATTGGGGCCAATGGTACAGGAAAAACGACATTTTTATGCTGCTTACTGGGGCTGGAACATTTTGATGAGGGGGAGATGAGTCGTCCACAAGGGGAAACCTTCGGGTATGTAGAGCAACAAGCAGCTATGGGTACGGGAACGCTTTACGAGGAACTTTTAACTGCTTTTGATGATTTGCTTCAAAAGAAAGCGAAGATGAGCTGCTTGGAAGCGGCTATTGCTCAGGCGAAGGGGGCGGAACTTGAGGAGCTTATGAAAAGCTATGGTACTCTAGCTCAGGCTTTTGAAGCAGGCGGCGGTTATGAATATGAACAGCAAATCCAGCGTGTCATTACAGGACTTGGCTTTTCATCAGAAGAGGTAAATCGTTCTGTAGCTGCCTTTTCAGGTGGGCAGAAGACGCGTATTGCTCTGGCTAAGGCGCTTGTTCGCCAGCCGGACTATCTCTTTTTAGATGAGCCCACGAATCATTTGGATTTGGCTATGGTGGAGTGGCTGGAAAATTATTTGGCCTCTTATCGCGGCGGGCTGCTCATTATTTCTCATGATCGTTATTTTTTAGATCAAGTGACAGAAAAGACTTGGGAGCTTGAAAGCGGTACTTTGTATGAATATCAGGGCAATTACAGCACTTATTTAGAAAAAAAAGCCGCTCGTCGTTTGGCAGACGAACGGGCTTTTGCGAAGCAGCAGGCTTTTATTACGAAGACTGAGGATTATATTCGGCGTTATCAGGCCGGAATTAAATCTAAGCAGGCCCGAGGCCGTGCCAAGCAGCTCAGCCGTTTGGAACGCATCGAACTTGCAGGCGAGGATTTGCAGTTCGATTATTTTCACTTTAATCCGCTGGGTGATTCGGCGCAGCGGGTGCTGGAGCTTTCTGATGTGGCAGCGGGTTATGGCAGTCATGTGCTGTTTAAGGATTTGTCACTGCTCATTCGCAAGGGCGAGGGTGTGGCTCTCATTGGCCCGAACGGCGCAGGCAAGACGACGTTGCTCAAGCTGATTACAGGAGAACTTGATGCTAAGCAGGGTCATGTCAAACTGGGAAGCCGGGTGAAAGTAGGCTATTTTGCCCAGCAGCATGAAAATCTTCATCCGGAGTGGAAGGTCATTGACGAGCTCATGCAAGAGTATGGGTTTAGTGAGGAACAGGCCCGCCATTATTTGGGTGCCTTTCTGTTTTCTGGTGATGATGTGTTTAAACAGGTCGGTACCTTGAGCGGCGGCGAGCAGGCGCGGTTGGCGCTGCTGAAGCTTATGTTGACAGGTGCGAACTTCCTAATTCTTGATGAGCCGACAAATCACCTGGATATTCCGGCGAAAGAGGCTGTGGAAGCGGCACTTAACGCCTTTCCGGGTACCTTTTTAACGGTGTCTCATGACCGTTATTTTTTAGATAAAGTGGCTGATCGTGTTGTTGAGCTTGCCGATGGGAAAGTGATGGATTATCCCGGCAATTACAGTGATTATCGTCAGAAACAGCTGAAAATTGCACAACAGGTTCAGCTAGACAGCCAGCAGGACAAGCTAGACGCTGAGATTAAGCGAAGTGGCGCTGCGACTGGAAAAGGCACTGTTCAGGCTGTTAGGCCGAAGGGGGCGGCAGTTCTGCCGTCAGACAAAGATCAGTCGACAGACTTCGGTAAGTCTTCAGCGTCGAATAAACGACGGGGCAGTGCTCCGTCGCTGGATAAGCTGGAACTGACCATTCGTGAGCTGGAAGCCATGATTAAGTTTAAAGAGCAAGAAATTAACCGGCCGGAAAATCAATGTGATGCTGCGCGCTGTGCTTTATTGTACGAAGAACAGCAAGCATTGCAAGCTGAACTTGATGAAGTCTATGAGACTTGGCTCGCATGCCAGGAGTGA
- a CDS encoding ComF family protein, with product MNSWLEALMDLLFPPRCPECGKEMPLLGEWCPDCLKRYQLNVTLDAAEQGLRYLDEVIIFADYSRAVRKLLQNLKFRHEKAAAQYLQALLPRSLAKAFDNLSIRYCPTLVVPVPVHRKRLRQRGYNQTSLIFKAWAERQGLLWRDVLQRIKPTLPQYSLNPEERRSNIKDAFIVTRPELIMNQSILLVDDIFTSGITLDEAAHQLRRAGAKQISGAVCASSAR from the coding sequence ATGAATAGCTGGCTGGAAGCTTTAATGGATCTGTTATTTCCACCCCGTTGTCCTGAATGTGGAAAAGAAATGCCGTTGCTTGGCGAGTGGTGTCCTGACTGCTTGAAACGCTATCAGCTGAATGTGACTTTAGACGCGGCGGAACAGGGCCTTCGTTATCTTGATGAAGTCATCATTTTTGCCGATTACAGCCGTGCCGTGCGAAAGTTATTGCAAAATCTAAAATTTCGGCATGAAAAAGCAGCTGCTCAGTATTTACAGGCGCTGTTGCCACGTTCTCTGGCCAAAGCATTTGACAACCTTTCCATACGCTACTGTCCAACGCTTGTTGTGCCTGTACCTGTGCATCGCAAGCGGCTGCGTCAGCGTGGTTATAATCAGACAAGCCTGATTTTTAAGGCCTGGGCTGAGCGGCAGGGGTTGTTGTGGCGCGACGTTTTGCAGCGAATCAAGCCGACTTTGCCTCAGTATTCCTTAAATCCCGAAGAACGGCGCAGTAATATAAAAGACGCGTTTATTGTCACGCGTCCTGAGCTGATTATGAATCAGTCTATTTTGCTTGTAGATGATATTTTTACATCAGGCATTACCTTGGATGAAGCGGCTCATCAGCTTCGCAGGGCGGGTGCCAAGCAAATCAGCGGGGCTGTTTGCGCCAGTAGCGCCAGATAA